A stretch of the Conger conger chromosome 3, fConCon1.1, whole genome shotgun sequence genome encodes the following:
- the LOC133124082 gene encoding WW domain-binding protein 4-like isoform X1, which translates to MEKEVLGVEGLERLLSETGSGETQSGKTDTEAPFTSENMSEVWVQGVTDDGQTYYYNTQTGEAQWEKPEEFEVERKTSQQTEAENEKSSTGPWVEVSSPDGTYYYNSETEETSWEKPAELSPPEEKEDTPSPNPEALSGEEESLTGAEEDSRVLQEEDNSCDSDDTNDANDDDDDTNDDKITPPEDEEEEETPAKKARKTSPCATGEQAEEEQDPNEPGDQEESEVKIKESTIVPTVEKRATQEVSRKRKLENGKSRSFQQRGKDDNE; encoded by the exons ATGGAAAAGGAGGTCCTGGGAGTGGAGGGACTGGAAAGGCTACTTTCGGAAACAG GCAGTGGAGAAACTCAGAGTGGAAAGACTGACACGGAGGCACCTTTCACCAGTGAAAATATGTCAGAAGTTTGGGTTCAGGGAGTCACTGATGACGGACAGACCTACTACtacaacacacagacaggag AAGCTCAGTGGGAGAAACCAGAGGAATTTGAGGTTGAAAGGAAAACTTCACAACAGACAGAAGCTGAAAATGAG aAATCTTCAACTGGTCCATGGGTGGAGGTTTCAAGTCCAGATGGGACCTACTACTATAACTCTGAAACAGAGG AGACCAGTTGGGAGAAGCCAGCAGAATTATCTCCCCCGGAAGAGAAGGAGGATACCCCTTCTCCCAACCCCGAGGCCCTATCAGGGGAAGAGGAGAGCCTAACAGGTGCGGAGGAGGATTCCAGAGTGCTTCAG gaggaggataaTAGTTGCGATTCTGACGACACAAATGACGCaaatgatgatgacgatgataccAATGATGACAAGATCACTCCACCTGAGgatgaggaagaagaggaaactCCAGCAAAGAAGGCCCGGAAGACCAGCCCGTGTGCGACGGGAGAGCAGGCTGAGGAGGAACAAGATCCAAA TGAGCCCGGTGACCAGGAGGAGAGTGAGGTTAAGATCAAAGAGAGCACCATCGTCCCAACGGTGGAGAAGCGAGCCACACAGGAGGTCAGCAGGAAGAGGAAGCTAGAGAATGGGAAATCCAGGAGCTTTCAGCAGAGGGGCAAGGATGATAATGAGTAA
- the LOC133124082 gene encoding WW domain-binding protein 4-like isoform X2, which produces MEKEVLGVEGLERLLSETGSGETQSGKTDTEAPFTSENMSEVWVQGVTDDGQTYYYNTQTGEAQWEKPEEFEVERKTSQQTEAENEKSSTGPWVEVSSPDGTYYYNSETEETSWEKPAELSPPEEKEDTPSPNPEALSGEEESLTGAEEDSRVLQEDNSCDSDDTNDANDDDDDTNDDKITPPEDEEEEETPAKKARKTSPCATGEQAEEEQDPNEPGDQEESEVKIKESTIVPTVEKRATQEVSRKRKLENGKSRSFQQRGKDDNE; this is translated from the exons ATGGAAAAGGAGGTCCTGGGAGTGGAGGGACTGGAAAGGCTACTTTCGGAAACAG GCAGTGGAGAAACTCAGAGTGGAAAGACTGACACGGAGGCACCTTTCACCAGTGAAAATATGTCAGAAGTTTGGGTTCAGGGAGTCACTGATGACGGACAGACCTACTACtacaacacacagacaggag AAGCTCAGTGGGAGAAACCAGAGGAATTTGAGGTTGAAAGGAAAACTTCACAACAGACAGAAGCTGAAAATGAG aAATCTTCAACTGGTCCATGGGTGGAGGTTTCAAGTCCAGATGGGACCTACTACTATAACTCTGAAACAGAGG AGACCAGTTGGGAGAAGCCAGCAGAATTATCTCCCCCGGAAGAGAAGGAGGATACCCCTTCTCCCAACCCCGAGGCCCTATCAGGGGAAGAGGAGAGCCTAACAGGTGCGGAGGAGGATTCCAGAGTGCTTCAG gaggataaTAGTTGCGATTCTGACGACACAAATGACGCaaatgatgatgacgatgataccAATGATGACAAGATCACTCCACCTGAGgatgaggaagaagaggaaactCCAGCAAAGAAGGCCCGGAAGACCAGCCCGTGTGCGACGGGAGAGCAGGCTGAGGAGGAACAAGATCCAAA TGAGCCCGGTGACCAGGAGGAGAGTGAGGTTAAGATCAAAGAGAGCACCATCGTCCCAACGGTGGAGAAGCGAGCCACACAGGAGGTCAGCAGGAAGAGGAAGCTAGAGAATGGGAAATCCAGGAGCTTTCAGCAGAGGGGCAAGGATGATAATGAGTAA
- the LOC133124082 gene encoding WW domain-binding protein 4-like isoform X3, with product MSEVWVQGVTDDGQTYYYNTQTGEAQWEKPEEFEVERKTSQQTEAENEKSSTGPWVEVSSPDGTYYYNSETEETSWEKPAELSPPEEKEDTPSPNPEALSGEEESLTGAEEDSRVLQEEDNSCDSDDTNDANDDDDDTNDDKITPPEDEEEEETPAKKARKTSPCATGEQAEEEQDPNEPGDQEESEVKIKESTIVPTVEKRATQEVSRKRKLENGKSRSFQQRGKDDNE from the exons ATGTCAGAAGTTTGGGTTCAGGGAGTCACTGATGACGGACAGACCTACTACtacaacacacagacaggag AAGCTCAGTGGGAGAAACCAGAGGAATTTGAGGTTGAAAGGAAAACTTCACAACAGACAGAAGCTGAAAATGAG aAATCTTCAACTGGTCCATGGGTGGAGGTTTCAAGTCCAGATGGGACCTACTACTATAACTCTGAAACAGAGG AGACCAGTTGGGAGAAGCCAGCAGAATTATCTCCCCCGGAAGAGAAGGAGGATACCCCTTCTCCCAACCCCGAGGCCCTATCAGGGGAAGAGGAGAGCCTAACAGGTGCGGAGGAGGATTCCAGAGTGCTTCAG gaggaggataaTAGTTGCGATTCTGACGACACAAATGACGCaaatgatgatgacgatgataccAATGATGACAAGATCACTCCACCTGAGgatgaggaagaagaggaaactCCAGCAAAGAAGGCCCGGAAGACCAGCCCGTGTGCGACGGGAGAGCAGGCTGAGGAGGAACAAGATCCAAA TGAGCCCGGTGACCAGGAGGAGAGTGAGGTTAAGATCAAAGAGAGCACCATCGTCCCAACGGTGGAGAAGCGAGCCACACAGGAGGTCAGCAGGAAGAGGAAGCTAGAGAATGGGAAATCCAGGAGCTTTCAGCAGAGGGGCAAGGATGATAATGAGTAA
- the zgc:101559 gene encoding ras-related protein Rab-33B-like isoform X1: MRAMANENKNDHGFVTVYNRTSSAKQLHREYDGLQTRIFKIIVIGDSNVGKTCLSYRFCGGRFLKNPEATIGVDFRERTVDIDGENIKLQIWDTAGQERFRKSMVEHYYRNVHAIIFVYDITKLSSFESLPEWIEECGRHSVPPMVPRILVGNKCDLKGRGEVSTTLAQRMADGYNFPLFETSAKDPAEKEHVDAIFLTLAYKLKNHKPLRLRQPVECRPMALSEEQELERTCLC, translated from the exons ATGCGAGCCAtggcaaatgaaaacaaaaatgatcatGGTTTCGTTACGGTGTACAATAGAACAAGTTCTGCAAAGCAATTGCACCGCGAATATGATGGTCTCCAGACTcgaatttttaaaattattgttATCGGGGATTCGAATGTAGGGAAAACGTGTTTAAGTTATAGATTTTGCGGGGGCCGTTTTCTTAAAAACCCTGAAGCTACAATCGGAGTGGATTTCAGAGAAAGGACTGTGGACATTGATGGCGAAAACATCAAG CTGCAGATATGGGACACAGCAGGCCAGGAGCGTTTCCGCAAAAGCATGGTGGAGCACTACTATCGCAACGTCCACGCCATCATCTTCGTGTACGACATCACCAAGCTCTCCTCCTTTGAGAGCTTGCCGGAGTGGATCGAGGAGTGTGGCCGCCACTCCGTCCCTCCCATGGTGCCCCGGATCCTGGTGGGCAACAAGTGCGACCTGAAGGGCAGGGGGGAAGTGTCCACCACGCTGGCCCAACGAATGGCCGATGGTTACAACTTTCCCCTCTTCGAGACGTCCGCCAAGGACCCGGCGGAGAAGGAGCACGTGGATGCCATTTTCTTGACCCTGGCATACAAGCTGAAGAACCACAAGCCTCTCAGGCTGAGGCAACCTGTTGAATGCAGGCCAATGGCTCTGTCTGAagagcaggagctggagagaACCTGTCTGTGTTGA
- the zgc:101559 gene encoding ras-related protein Rab-33B-like isoform X2, with protein MRAMANENKNDHGFVTVYNRTSSAKQLHREYDGLQTRIFKIIVIGDSNVGKTCLSYRFCGGRFLKNPEATIGVDFRERTVDIDGENIKIWDTAGQERFRKSMVEHYYRNVHAIIFVYDITKLSSFESLPEWIEECGRHSVPPMVPRILVGNKCDLKGRGEVSTTLAQRMADGYNFPLFETSAKDPAEKEHVDAIFLTLAYKLKNHKPLRLRQPVECRPMALSEEQELERTCLC; from the exons ATGCGAGCCAtggcaaatgaaaacaaaaatgatcatGGTTTCGTTACGGTGTACAATAGAACAAGTTCTGCAAAGCAATTGCACCGCGAATATGATGGTCTCCAGACTcgaatttttaaaattattgttATCGGGGATTCGAATGTAGGGAAAACGTGTTTAAGTTATAGATTTTGCGGGGGCCGTTTTCTTAAAAACCCTGAAGCTACAATCGGAGTGGATTTCAGAGAAAGGACTGTGGACATTGATGGCGAAAACATCAAG ATATGGGACACAGCAGGCCAGGAGCGTTTCCGCAAAAGCATGGTGGAGCACTACTATCGCAACGTCCACGCCATCATCTTCGTGTACGACATCACCAAGCTCTCCTCCTTTGAGAGCTTGCCGGAGTGGATCGAGGAGTGTGGCCGCCACTCCGTCCCTCCCATGGTGCCCCGGATCCTGGTGGGCAACAAGTGCGACCTGAAGGGCAGGGGGGAAGTGTCCACCACGCTGGCCCAACGAATGGCCGATGGTTACAACTTTCCCCTCTTCGAGACGTCCGCCAAGGACCCGGCGGAGAAGGAGCACGTGGATGCCATTTTCTTGACCCTGGCATACAAGCTGAAGAACCACAAGCCTCTCAGGCTGAGGCAACCTGTTGAATGCAGGCCAATGGCTCTGTCTGAagagcaggagctggagagaACCTGTCTGTGTTGA